The following proteins come from a genomic window of Microbacterium sp. SY138:
- the lpdA gene encoding dihydrolipoyl dehydrogenase — translation MTTHTFDIVVLGGGSGGYAAALRASELGKSVALIEKDKVGGTCLHRGCIPTKALLHAAEVAEHVRDAASVGVTASLEGIDPVGVRTYREGIVAKKFKGLEGLVKARGITTVTGLGRLNPDRSISVGDDIYVGADVVLATGSYSRSLPGLEIGGRILTSEQALALDVVPDRVLILGGGVIGVEFASVWRSFGSEVTIIEALPHLVPNEDIALSKGLERAFRRRGIQYSLGTRFQTATQDDSSVTVTLEDGKEFTADYLLVAVGRGPATADLGFAEAGVTLDRGFVIVDEDLRTGVPGLWAVGDIVPGLQLAHRGFQQGIAVAERIAGLSPVNVPDLQIPKVTYSSPEVASVGVTEEVAATEHGADAIVAYEYNLAGNGKSEIIGTGGLVKVVRLKDGPVIGVHLLGDRVGELITEGQLAVAWEAHPEDIAPLIHAHPTQSEALGEAFLALAGKPLHAL, via the coding sequence ATGACAACCCACACCTTCGACATCGTCGTCCTGGGCGGCGGAAGCGGCGGCTATGCCGCTGCATTGCGCGCGAGTGAGCTCGGCAAGTCCGTCGCATTGATCGAGAAGGACAAGGTCGGCGGCACCTGCCTGCACCGCGGCTGCATCCCGACCAAGGCACTCCTGCATGCGGCCGAGGTCGCCGAGCATGTGCGCGATGCCGCGTCGGTCGGTGTGACGGCGTCCCTGGAAGGCATCGACCCCGTCGGCGTCCGCACGTATCGCGAGGGCATCGTCGCCAAGAAGTTCAAGGGTCTCGAAGGTCTCGTCAAAGCTCGCGGCATCACCACCGTCACCGGGCTCGGTCGACTGAATCCAGACCGCAGCATCAGCGTCGGCGATGACATCTACGTCGGTGCAGACGTCGTGCTCGCGACCGGTTCGTACAGCCGATCGCTCCCCGGCCTCGAGATCGGCGGACGGATCCTTACCAGCGAGCAGGCGCTCGCTCTGGACGTCGTCCCCGACCGCGTCCTGATCCTCGGCGGTGGTGTCATCGGCGTCGAGTTCGCGAGCGTCTGGCGCTCCTTCGGCTCCGAGGTCACCATCATCGAAGCGCTGCCGCACCTCGTCCCGAACGAGGACATCGCGCTCAGCAAGGGCCTGGAGAGGGCATTCCGCCGCCGTGGTATCCAGTACTCCCTCGGGACCCGCTTCCAGACGGCCACGCAGGACGACTCGTCCGTCACGGTCACGCTCGAGGACGGCAAGGAGTTCACGGCCGACTACCTGCTCGTCGCCGTCGGACGCGGGCCGGCGACGGCCGACCTCGGCTTCGCAGAGGCCGGTGTCACTCTGGACCGCGGCTTCGTGATCGTCGACGAAGACCTGCGCACCGGGGTCCCGGGGCTCTGGGCCGTCGGCGACATCGTCCCCGGCCTCCAGCTCGCGCACCGCGGATTCCAGCAGGGCATCGCCGTCGCCGAACGGATCGCCGGCCTCTCCCCCGTCAACGTTCCCGATCTGCAGATCCCCAAGGTCACCTATTCCAGCCCCGAGGTCGCGTCGGTCGGAGTTACCGAGGAAGTCGCCGCTACTGAACACGGCGCGGACGCGATCGTCGCCTACGAGTACAACCTCGCCGGGAACGGCAAGAGCGAGATCATCGGAACGGGTGGTCTCGTGAAGGTCGTCCGCCTCAAAGACGGCCCCGTCATCGGTGTGCACCTGCTCGGCGACCGTGTCGGCGAGCTCATCACCGAGGGGCAGCTCGCCGTCGCCTGGGAGGCGCACCCGGAGGACATCGCTCCCCTGATCCACGCGCACCCGACCCAGAGCGAGGCACTCGGCGAGGCCTTCCTCGCCCTGGCCGGCAAGCCCCTGCACGCCCTCTGA
- a CDS encoding leucyl aminopeptidase: MTLPVLSHTTAQFPGSAADAAVLVVAALPDSADSLAGYPGLADALAGIGFTGSAGSFARVYAPEVTSLPLAVVGVGNAPDPAAVRNATGTALRTLAGFEHVAIALADGLESFAVPAAEGAVLGGHKFDGYRTEKGKARATTITLHAALDDEDAEHAQVLGDAVALVKDLVNVPAEWQSPAQLAQSAADSVADLDVTVEILDEKDLADQGFGGILGVGQGSDRPPRLVRLDYSPADASRHIALVGKGITFDTGGLSLKPAASMVGMKFDMAGAATSLAAIRAIATLGLPVHVTAWLCITDNMPSGRALRPGDVIRILDGTTVEVQNTDAEGRLVLADGLVAASRENPDVIIDVATLTGAIVAALGHRHTGVFGDVETVSAFISATAQVDEPAWHMPLPEYMEESLESPIADLQNANMGDRMGGASYAGLFLRRFVGRTSEAEDAPRIPWVHLDIAGSGEHAGAPYGFTEKGPTGAMVRSIVAFAEASHTEA, translated from the coding sequence ATGACGCTTCCCGTGCTCTCGCACACCACCGCTCAGTTCCCCGGAAGCGCTGCAGATGCCGCAGTGCTCGTCGTCGCCGCTCTCCCTGATTCGGCGGATTCACTGGCCGGTTATCCCGGCCTCGCCGATGCGTTGGCCGGTATCGGCTTCACCGGCTCCGCTGGATCGTTCGCACGCGTGTACGCCCCGGAGGTGACGTCGTTGCCGCTGGCCGTCGTCGGCGTCGGCAACGCGCCCGATCCCGCTGCGGTGCGCAATGCGACCGGGACAGCGCTGCGCACCCTCGCCGGTTTCGAGCACGTCGCCATCGCCCTCGCCGACGGCCTGGAGTCCTTCGCCGTGCCGGCAGCAGAAGGCGCCGTGCTCGGCGGACACAAATTCGACGGGTACCGCACGGAGAAGGGCAAGGCTCGCGCCACCACGATCACCCTGCACGCCGCCCTCGACGACGAGGACGCCGAGCATGCTCAGGTCCTCGGCGACGCCGTCGCCCTCGTCAAGGACCTCGTGAACGTTCCCGCCGAGTGGCAGAGCCCTGCCCAGCTCGCCCAGAGCGCTGCCGACAGCGTCGCCGACCTCGACGTCACGGTCGAGATCCTCGACGAGAAAGACCTCGCCGATCAGGGCTTCGGGGGCATCCTCGGCGTGGGGCAGGGCTCCGACCGCCCCCCGCGCCTGGTCCGCCTCGACTACTCCCCCGCCGACGCATCGCGACACATCGCGCTGGTCGGCAAGGGCATCACCTTCGACACCGGCGGGCTGTCGCTGAAGCCCGCCGCATCGATGGTCGGCATGAAGTTCGACATGGCCGGAGCAGCGACATCTCTCGCCGCGATCCGCGCGATCGCGACTCTCGGGCTCCCTGTCCACGTGACGGCCTGGCTCTGCATCACCGACAACATGCCCTCGGGCCGCGCTCTGCGCCCCGGCGACGTCATCCGCATCCTCGACGGCACCACGGTGGAGGTGCAGAACACCGACGCTGAGGGCCGCCTCGTCCTGGCGGACGGTCTGGTCGCCGCGAGCCGAGAGAATCCCGACGTCATCATCGACGTGGCGACCCTCACGGGTGCCATCGTCGCCGCGCTCGGCCACCGGCACACCGGTGTCTTCGGCGACGTCGAGACGGTCTCCGCGTTCATCTCCGCGACCGCACAGGTCGACGAACCGGCCTGGCACATGCCGCTGCCGGAGTACATGGAGGAGTCGCTCGAGTCCCCCATCGCCGATCTCCAGAACGCCAACATGGGCGACCGGATGGGCGGTGCCTCCTATGCCGGCCTGTTCCTGCGCCGGTTCGTCGGGCGCACGTCGGAGGCCGAGGACGCCCCGCGCATCCCCTGGGTGCACCTCGACATCGCGGGCTCCGGCGAACACGCCGGCGCCCCGTACGGCTTCACCGAGAAGGGCCCCACAGGGGCGATGGTCCGATCGATCGTCGCCTTCGCCGAAGCATCCCACACGGAGGCATGA
- a CDS encoding PAC2 family protein encodes MPFSGEIHERVANAPTVPHGLPLVLLLTGFTDAGSAVSGLIDHLRETASPETVVVFDNDALLDYRARRPVIAFDQDHLTEFRPPRLELSLATDALGRPFLLLAGYEPDFAWNRFASTVLALAAEFEVSGLHWVHSIAMPVPHTRPIGTTVSGNRRELTVAHSVWRPRTQVPATAGHLLEFRFVERGDPAVGFVLLVPHYLAETENPEAVIAAAERLMASTGLVLMLDAVQERREDYLARVDEQVAGNDELQQMVHNLERRYDAYMAGRNPDDDSYDEGGFSERDLPSADELAAELERYLASRPSGDEDKPGRN; translated from the coding sequence ATGCCCTTCTCCGGTGAGATCCACGAACGCGTCGCGAATGCGCCGACAGTGCCGCACGGCCTGCCCCTGGTGCTCCTTCTCACCGGTTTCACCGACGCGGGCAGCGCGGTGTCCGGCCTGATCGACCACCTGAGGGAGACCGCGTCGCCGGAAACCGTCGTGGTGTTCGACAACGATGCGCTGCTGGACTATCGCGCCCGTCGACCGGTGATCGCCTTCGACCAGGACCATCTCACCGAATTCCGGCCGCCGCGTCTCGAGCTGTCGCTTGCGACGGACGCGCTCGGTCGTCCCTTCCTGCTCCTCGCCGGGTACGAGCCCGACTTCGCGTGGAACCGCTTCGCGAGCACCGTCCTCGCCCTGGCGGCGGAGTTCGAGGTGTCGGGACTGCACTGGGTGCATTCGATCGCCATGCCTGTTCCGCACACACGTCCGATCGGTACAACCGTGAGCGGCAATCGCCGTGAGCTCACGGTCGCGCACTCCGTCTGGCGTCCGCGCACCCAGGTGCCGGCGACCGCCGGTCACCTCCTCGAGTTCCGGTTCGTCGAGCGCGGCGACCCCGCCGTCGGATTCGTGCTCCTCGTGCCGCACTACCTCGCCGAGACCGAGAATCCAGAAGCGGTGATCGCCGCGGCAGAGAGGCTGATGGCCTCGACCGGTCTGGTGCTGATGCTGGACGCCGTTCAGGAGCGCCGCGAGGACTACCTGGCGCGCGTCGACGAGCAGGTCGCCGGGAACGATGAGCTGCAGCAGATGGTGCACAACCTCGAGCGCCGATATGACGCGTACATGGCGGGACGCAATCCCGATGACGATTCGTACGACGAGGGCGGGTTCAGTGAGCGGGACCTTCCCAGCGCCGACGAGCTCGCTGCGGAACTGGAGCGCTACCTGGCGTCGCGTCCGTCGGGCGACGAGGACAAGCCCGGTCGCAACTGA
- a CDS encoding RNA polymerase sigma factor: MTPATTKNTRTKKAAEETTADAPVEADAPEKPAPLSAAKRAAAKRAPVKKKKSEDVVEEDEAPAAAAVEDDEDEDAKPKFTEPLPTGAIVISSNDDEDVPVYSTQITGATADPVKDYLKQIGKVALLNAAEEVELAMRIEAGLFAEEKLSAMTAAEKTSQLGLDLQWVARDGQRAKSHLLGANLRLVVSLAKRYTGRGMQFLDLIQEGNLGLIRAVEKFDYTKGFKFSTYATWWIRQAITRAMADQARTIRIPVHMVEVINKLARVQRQMLQDLGREPTPEELSRELDMTPEKVVEVQKYGREPISLHTPLGEDGDSEFGDLIEDTEAVVPADAVGFTMLQRQLEQLLDSLSEREAGVIRMRFGLGDGQPKTLDQIGDTFGVTRERIRQIESKTMAKLRHPSRSQSLRDYLE; this comes from the coding sequence GTGACTCCTGCCACGACGAAGAACACCCGGACGAAGAAGGCTGCCGAAGAGACGACCGCCGACGCTCCGGTCGAGGCCGATGCGCCCGAGAAGCCCGCGCCCCTGAGCGCGGCGAAGCGTGCTGCCGCGAAGCGCGCCCCCGTCAAGAAGAAGAAGTCCGAGGACGTCGTCGAAGAAGACGAGGCCCCCGCCGCTGCTGCGGTCGAGGACGACGAGGACGAGGACGCGAAGCCGAAGTTCACCGAGCCGCTGCCGACCGGCGCGATCGTCATCTCGTCGAACGACGATGAAGACGTTCCCGTCTACTCGACGCAGATCACCGGTGCGACTGCCGACCCTGTCAAGGACTACCTGAAGCAGATCGGAAAGGTCGCGCTCCTGAACGCGGCCGAAGAGGTCGAGCTCGCTATGCGCATCGAGGCGGGTCTGTTCGCCGAGGAGAAGTTGTCGGCGATGACCGCGGCCGAGAAGACGAGCCAGCTCGGACTCGACCTGCAGTGGGTCGCCCGCGACGGACAGCGTGCCAAGAGCCACCTGCTCGGCGCGAACCTCCGACTCGTCGTCTCGCTCGCCAAGCGCTACACGGGCCGCGGCATGCAGTTCCTGGACCTGATCCAGGAGGGCAACCTCGGCCTCATCCGCGCGGTCGAGAAGTTCGACTACACCAAGGGCTTCAAGTTCTCGACGTACGCCACGTGGTGGATCCGCCAGGCGATCACCCGTGCGATGGCCGACCAGGCCCGCACGATCCGCATCCCGGTGCACATGGTCGAGGTCATCAACAAGCTCGCGCGAGTGCAGCGTCAGATGCTGCAGGATCTCGGCCGCGAACCCACGCCGGAAGAGCTCAGCCGTGAGCTCGACATGACGCCCGAGAAGGTCGTCGAGGTGCAGAAGTACGGCCGCGAGCCGATCTCGCTGCACACGCCGCTGGGTGAAGACGGCGACAGCGAGTTCGGCGACCTGATCGAGGACACCGAGGCCGTGGTTCCGGCCGACGCGGTGGGCTTCACCATGCTGCAGCGTCAGCTGGAGCAGCTGCTCGACTCGCTCTCCGAGCGCGAAGCCGGCGTGATCCGGATGCGCTTCGGCCTGGGCGACGGTCAGCCGAAGACTCTCGACCAGATCGGCGACACCTTCGGCGTGACGCGTGAGCGCATCCGTCAGATCGAGTCGAAGACCATGGCGAAGCTCCGGCACCCGAGCCGTTCGCAGTCCCTGCGGGACTACCTCGAATGA
- a CDS encoding coenzyme F420-0:L-glutamate ligase, which yields MSQANDGKALEASVDGKSYARIPLRTRVVMPEDDLDAIITEYAKDAVQPGDLLFVTEKIVAITQGRSYRLDEIKPRKLALFLSKYVTRTPYGIGLGMPETMEMALRECGTPRILFASAVAAVTKAFGRRGDFYRIAGDKARAIDGPTKHTIPPYNEAVVLGPKDPDGVAARLKALIGGQAEVAVVDINDLGGNILGSTLDKDGERRLVKILGDNPLGQGLESTPLGIVRAV from the coding sequence ATGAGCCAGGCGAACGACGGCAAGGCGCTCGAGGCGAGCGTCGACGGCAAGAGCTATGCGCGTATCCCGCTGCGTACCCGTGTGGTCATGCCCGAGGACGACCTCGATGCGATCATCACGGAGTACGCCAAGGACGCCGTGCAGCCGGGCGACCTGCTGTTCGTGACCGAGAAGATCGTGGCGATCACCCAGGGGCGGTCGTACCGTCTCGACGAGATCAAGCCGCGCAAGCTCGCCCTGTTCCTCTCCAAGTACGTCACCCGCACGCCGTACGGCATCGGGCTCGGCATGCCGGAGACGATGGAGATGGCGCTGCGGGAATGCGGCACTCCGCGGATCCTGTTCGCGTCGGCCGTGGCAGCGGTCACCAAGGCGTTCGGTCGTCGTGGTGACTTCTACCGCATCGCGGGTGACAAGGCGCGGGCCATCGACGGTCCCACCAAGCACACCATCCCTCCGTACAACGAGGCTGTCGTGCTCGGACCGAAGGATCCCGACGGCGTGGCCGCGCGGCTGAAGGCACTGATCGGTGGCCAGGCAGAAGTGGCAGTGGTCGATATCAACGACCTCGGCGGCAACATCCTCGGGTCGACGCTCGACAAGGACGGCGAGCGTCGTCTGGTCAAGATCCTCGGGGACAACCCGCTCGGACAGGGGCTCGAGTCCACACCGCTCGGCATCGTCCGCGCAGTCTGA
- a CDS encoding sugar-transfer associated ATP-grasp domain-containing protein, giving the protein MSRLSLAPRIRYLMGRARRIDVGSVVERAKEASAQHHKAVPAIVVDMLWSAARHNVGFQDYIDYDFAMLTKAERDTYMTHPVSNQLSQRYDHPDYRWIFQDKVEFDKQFSDHLHREWMVVDQGNADAVREFTQRLGTIVTKEPVGQAGTGVHRYHAADITDWNEFHQGLLARGELLIEEVIRQHDALAAVCPGTVNTTRITAFFDGEKAHILAMAQKFGRGAVSDQMTFGGFYTMLDENGHAVGAGYDSHGHVHETHPDSGFRIADFQLPYMDEVRAFIDEVARVVPQVQYVGWDIVVSPDGPVLVEGNWGAGVYENKPSVTGIRTGHKPRYREVIGF; this is encoded by the coding sequence ATGTCTCGTCTTTCCCTCGCGCCCCGCATCCGCTATCTGATGGGACGTGCCCGCCGCATCGACGTCGGATCGGTGGTGGAACGCGCCAAGGAGGCATCCGCTCAGCATCACAAGGCCGTCCCCGCCATCGTCGTGGACATGCTCTGGTCGGCCGCGCGCCACAACGTCGGGTTCCAGGACTACATCGACTACGACTTCGCGATGCTGACGAAGGCCGAGCGCGACACCTACATGACGCATCCCGTCTCGAACCAGCTCTCGCAGCGGTATGACCACCCTGACTACCGCTGGATCTTCCAGGACAAGGTCGAGTTCGACAAGCAGTTCTCCGACCACCTGCACCGCGAATGGATGGTCGTCGACCAGGGCAACGCCGACGCGGTGCGCGAGTTCACACAGCGACTCGGCACGATCGTCACGAAGGAACCTGTGGGACAGGCCGGAACCGGAGTGCATCGCTATCACGCCGCCGACATCACCGACTGGAACGAGTTCCACCAGGGGCTCCTCGCTCGAGGCGAGCTGCTGATCGAAGAGGTGATCCGCCAGCACGACGCGCTTGCGGCCGTGTGCCCCGGCACGGTGAACACCACCCGCATCACGGCGTTCTTCGATGGTGAGAAGGCGCACATCCTCGCCATGGCCCAGAAGTTCGGTCGCGGTGCGGTGAGCGATCAGATGACCTTCGGCGGCTTCTACACGATGCTCGACGAGAACGGTCATGCCGTCGGTGCCGGGTACGACTCGCACGGGCACGTGCACGAGACGCACCCGGACTCGGGTTTCCGCATCGCCGACTTCCAGCTGCCCTACATGGACGAGGTGCGCGCGTTCATCGACGAGGTCGCCCGCGTCGTGCCCCAGGTGCAGTACGTCGGTTGGGACATCGTCGTCTCCCCGGACGGTCCCGTCCTCGTCGAGGGCAACTGGGGCGCCGGAGTCTACGAGAACAAGCCCAGCGTCACCGGTATCCGCACGGGCCACAAACCTCGGTACCGCGAAGTCATCGGTTTCTGA
- a CDS encoding alanine racemase C-terminal domain-containing protein, with the protein MCETTSSALPRAMISRSALAAGAFAAVSAGGRVADLRRDAWGHGVLAVAQLVTAAGAERVLVDARGEVEALQLEGIDGATTGEPDIDATLLYGLPDATGRTRTRPVMRLTGRVLSTKGLRPGDAVSYGYTYRASRETTVALVTGGYAQGIVRALGNHAEVEIDGAARPIVGRVAMDVCVVDLQGADAEAGAEVTYFGGEGQAGSAIAHWAAVTGMSPAELVTVAGAHAVRGWEA; encoded by the coding sequence GTGTGTGAGACGACTTCCAGCGCCCTGCCGCGTGCGATGATCTCCCGTTCGGCCCTGGCCGCGGGCGCCTTTGCTGCCGTGTCGGCAGGCGGCCGAGTCGCCGATCTACGGCGTGACGCCTGGGGTCATGGTGTTCTCGCCGTCGCGCAGCTCGTGACGGCCGCAGGAGCCGAGCGAGTGCTCGTCGACGCCCGCGGAGAGGTGGAGGCGTTGCAGCTCGAGGGAATCGACGGCGCCACGACGGGTGAGCCGGACATCGACGCGACGCTCCTCTACGGTCTTCCTGATGCGACCGGACGCACGAGGACGCGACCGGTGATGCGGCTGACGGGTCGCGTCCTCTCCACCAAGGGGCTCCGGCCGGGAGACGCCGTCTCCTACGGTTACACCTACCGCGCCTCGCGTGAGACCACGGTGGCGCTGGTGACCGGTGGGTACGCCCAAGGCATCGTGCGCGCGCTCGGAAACCATGCCGAGGTCGAGATCGACGGCGCAGCTCGCCCCATCGTCGGCCGTGTCGCCATGGACGTCTGCGTCGTCGACCTCCAAGGCGCGGATGCCGAGGCGGGCGCGGAGGTCACGTACTTCGGCGGCGAGGGTCAGGCGGGATCCGCCATCGCGCACTGGGCCGCCGTCACCGGAATGAGCCCGGCGGAACTCGTCACCGTCGCCGGCGCACATGCCGTGCGGGGGTGGGAGGCTTGA
- a CDS encoding alanine racemase, with the protein MGGLSRPELRLSSSTFRANIDAVRARVAPSTLMLVLKDDAYGHGLSWAVESAADAGVTWFGSYDIRTGLTVRRIAGGDARIFAWVTSTDAEIDDALMQRLDLGVGTSDYLRRIITRAEALGTPARVHLKIDTGLHRNGILPDDWAAAVAVARDAERAGLLEFEGVWSHIAEASDADDDVAQSVFLEAVRTVADSGTTPAALHLTASAASWWRPELRGTVSRIGAFCYGIRSADGPELEGILPAASLVAPVISVQRDDVTIGIGSFDGFPSTLAGSRVGTSAGTRTLTSVGHTTSTVEGWAGARAGDQVVVFGAGTHGETSATTLAERIDTVGEEILTRLTSRVRRVVAD; encoded by the coding sequence GTGGGAGGCTTGAGCCGTCCGGAGCTGCGCCTGAGCAGCAGCACGTTCCGGGCGAACATCGACGCGGTACGCGCCCGAGTGGCGCCGTCGACGTTGATGCTCGTGCTCAAGGACGACGCGTACGGCCACGGACTCTCGTGGGCCGTCGAGTCCGCGGCCGACGCGGGCGTCACGTGGTTCGGCAGCTATGACATCCGTACCGGGTTGACCGTGCGCAGGATCGCCGGCGGCGACGCCAGGATCTTCGCGTGGGTGACGTCGACGGACGCCGAGATCGACGACGCCCTCATGCAGAGGCTCGACCTCGGCGTCGGCACGAGCGACTACCTTCGGCGGATCATCACGCGCGCAGAGGCGCTCGGCACGCCCGCGCGCGTGCACCTGAAGATCGACACCGGCCTTCATCGCAATGGCATCCTGCCCGACGACTGGGCTGCGGCCGTCGCTGTCGCGCGCGACGCCGAGCGCGCAGGACTCCTGGAGTTCGAGGGGGTGTGGAGCCATATCGCCGAGGCGAGCGACGCGGACGACGACGTCGCACAATCGGTGTTCCTCGAAGCGGTCCGTACCGTGGCGGATTCGGGGACGACCCCTGCCGCGCTTCACCTGACCGCGTCGGCGGCGTCCTGGTGGCGCCCCGAACTGCGCGGAACGGTCTCGCGCATCGGAGCCTTCTGTTATGGCATCCGATCCGCAGACGGACCGGAACTGGAAGGCATCCTCCCGGCTGCGAGCCTCGTCGCGCCCGTCATCAGCGTCCAGCGGGACGACGTGACCATCGGCATCGGCAGTTTCGACGGATTCCCTTCGACACTGGCCGGAAGTCGCGTCGGCACATCTGCCGGAACGCGCACCCTCACGTCGGTGGGACATACGACGTCGACTGTCGAAGGCTGGGCAGGAGCGAGAGCGGGGGATCAGGTCGTGGTCTTCGGCGCCGGGACGCACGGAGAGACGTCGGCGACGACTCTCGCTGAGCGTATCGATACCGTGGGAGAAGAGATCCTCACCCGGCTCACATCACGTGTGCGGAGAGTCGTCGCCGATTGA
- a CDS encoding DNA topoisomerase IV subunit B, with protein sequence MNAEYSAHHLQVLEGLEAVRKRPGMYIGSNGSPGLMHCLWEIIDNSVDEAVAGNGTKIDIILHADGSVEVHDRGRGIPVDVEPRTGLTGVEVVYTKLHAGGKFGGGSYAASGGLHGVGASVVNALSERLDVEVDRGGKTYAMSFHRGEPGVFADSGEKRPDAPFTPFQEKSELRVIGKAPRDVTGTRVRYWADRQIFTKDAAFQLSELETRARQTAFLVPGLEIEVADKRTNRPDAPELGSEDADATGTVTSYLYEGGISEFVDYLAVDPPVTDNWRIQGEGTFKETVPVLQADGHMVATEVERVCAVDIALRWGTGYDTRVRSFVNIIATPKGGTHQQGFEQELLKVLRTQVEQNARRLKVGNDKLEKDDVLAGLTAVLTVNVPEPQFEGQTKEILGTPAVRQIVAQVIRKDLAQRFSSTKRDDKNQASQLLDKIVSEMKARVSARAHKETQRRKNALESSTLPTKLVDCRTNDVERSELFIVEGDSALGTAKNARNSEFQALLPIRGKILNVQKASVGDMLSNAECASIIQVIGAGSGRTFDIDAARYGKIILMSDADVDGAHIRTLLLTLFFRYMRPLIEHGRVFAAVPPLHRIIVMNPGSKPNETIYTYSEQEMHTLLAKLRKAGKRWHEPIQRYKGLGEMDAEQLANTTMDRSGRLLRRVRMEDAEAAGRVFELLMGNEVAPRREFIIDSSDRLSRESIDA encoded by the coding sequence GTGAATGCCGAGTACTCCGCCCATCATCTCCAGGTGCTTGAAGGCCTCGAGGCCGTCCGCAAGCGCCCAGGGATGTACATCGGGTCGAACGGGTCGCCCGGACTCATGCACTGCCTCTGGGAGATCATCGACAACTCCGTCGACGAGGCGGTGGCCGGCAACGGCACGAAGATCGACATCATCCTGCATGCCGACGGCAGTGTCGAGGTCCACGACCGTGGCCGCGGCATCCCGGTGGACGTCGAACCGCGCACCGGTCTGACCGGCGTCGAGGTGGTCTATACCAAACTGCACGCCGGTGGGAAGTTCGGCGGCGGGTCGTACGCGGCATCCGGTGGTCTGCATGGTGTCGGCGCCTCCGTGGTGAACGCGCTCTCCGAGCGCCTGGACGTCGAGGTCGATCGCGGCGGCAAGACCTACGCCATGTCGTTCCATCGTGGCGAACCGGGGGTCTTCGCAGACTCCGGAGAGAAGCGTCCCGACGCGCCGTTCACTCCCTTCCAGGAGAAGAGCGAGCTCCGTGTCATCGGCAAGGCGCCCCGCGACGTGACCGGTACGCGGGTTCGCTACTGGGCCGATCGGCAGATCTTCACCAAGGACGCGGCCTTCCAGCTCTCCGAGCTCGAGACCCGCGCCCGACAGACGGCGTTCCTCGTCCCGGGCCTCGAGATCGAGGTCGCCGACAAGCGGACGAATCGTCCGGATGCTCCCGAGCTCGGCTCCGAGGATGCGGATGCCACCGGGACGGTGACGTCCTACCTCTATGAGGGCGGGATCTCGGAGTTCGTCGACTACCTCGCGGTCGATCCGCCGGTGACCGACAACTGGCGCATCCAGGGGGAGGGGACGTTCAAGGAGACCGTTCCCGTTCTGCAGGCCGACGGGCACATGGTCGCTACCGAGGTGGAGCGCGTGTGCGCCGTCGACATCGCGCTGCGGTGGGGCACCGGTTACGACACGCGCGTGCGGTCGTTCGTCAACATCATCGCGACGCCCAAGGGCGGAACCCATCAGCAGGGCTTCGAGCAAGAACTCCTCAAGGTTCTCCGCACCCAGGTCGAGCAGAACGCGCGTCGTCTCAAGGTCGGCAACGACAAGCTCGAGAAGGACGACGTCCTCGCGGGCCTCACAGCGGTGCTCACGGTGAACGTGCCCGAGCCGCAGTTCGAGGGGCAGACGAAGGAGATCCTCGGCACTCCGGCCGTCCGGCAGATCGTCGCCCAGGTGATCCGCAAGGACCTGGCCCAGCGATTCAGCTCGACCAAGCGCGACGACAAGAACCAGGCGTCGCAGCTGCTCGACAAGATCGTCTCGGAGATGAAGGCGCGCGTGTCGGCACGTGCGCACAAGGAGACGCAGCGCCGCAAGAACGCACTGGAGTCGTCGACCCTTCCGACGAAGCTCGTCGACTGCCGCACGAACGATGTCGAACGCAGCGAGCTCTTCATCGTCGAGGGAGACTCGGCGCTCGGCACCGCCAAGAACGCGCGCAACAGCGAGTTCCAGGCGCTGCTGCCGATTCGGGGAAAGATCCTCAACGTGCAGAAGGCGTCGGTCGGCGACATGTTGTCGAATGCGGAGTGCGCGTCGATCATCCAGGTGATCGGTGCAGGCTCCGGCCGGACCTTCGACATCGATGCGGCTCGCTACGGCAAGATCATCCTGATGAGCGATGCCGATGTCGACGGCGCCCACATCCGCACCCTCCTGCTCACCCTGTTCTTCCGCTACATGCGGCCGCTGATCGAGCACGGCCGCGTGTTCGCCGCCGTCCCGCCGCTGCACAGGATCATCGTGATGAACCCGGGCTCGAAGCCGAACGAGACGATCTACACCTACAGCGAGCAGGAGATGCACACGCTGCTGGCGAAGCTCCGCAAGGCGGGCAAGCGCTGGCACGAGCCGATCCAGCGGTACAAGGGCTTGGGTGAGATGGACGCAGAACAGCTGGCGAACACCACGATGGACCGTTCCGGACGGCTGCTGCGTCGCGTGCGCATGGAGGATGCGGAGGCCGCGGGCCGCGTGTTCGAGCTCCTGATGGGCAACGAGGTCGCCCCGCGCCGCGAGTTCATCATCGACTCCTCCGACCGGCTGTCGCGCGAGTCGATCGACGCCTGA